In one window of Paracoccus saliphilus DNA:
- a CDS encoding DEAD/DEAH box helicase produces the protein MTKFSDLKLDPKVLKAITEAGYENPTPIQAGAIPPALEGRDVLGIAQTGTGKTASFTLPMITMLGRGRARARMPRSLVLCPTRELAAQVAENFDIYAKHTRLTKALLIGGVSFGEQDKLIDRGVDVLIATPGRLLDHFERGKLLLTGVQIMVVDEADRMLDMGFIPDIERIFQLTPFTRQTLFFSATMAPEIERITNTFLHAPERIEVARQATASETITQRLVEIAPARRDQAVKQKRELLRALIDAEGEALTNAIIFCNRKTDVDIVAKSLKKYGYDAAPIHGDLDQSHRTRTLDGFRDGSLKLLVASDVAARGLDIPAVSHVINFDLPSHAEDYIHRIGRTGRAGRKGTAISIGTSADDKYLSAIETLVKQSLPRVSLPEGFSPSEESRSAPREDRKDSRGSTRRRGSRRDDERSQDRDRPQDRDRQQDKPDTRSSGDRRTPAEAEAPKPERGNQRRDDRRRGRGEDRGPAVVGMGNHVPEFMLVSLRSATDSAAVDRDDAPEAADQQVAEKPAEAPAKPKRTRRKSSKSTDQAKTEQKAEDAPVPQETATGETASKEATVEDQAAQDAVESAPAKPKRTRRKKSEATETADAPEAAKASETAPAAEEPKPRKTRSRSSSKAKTEEKPAETGEEAPKPKRSTRRKKADDAPEAEADSKAETAAPKLKTTRSRRKKTDEPATDSGSDPQPVPSETADSSDS, from the coding sequence GCGCGTATGCCGCGCAGCCTCGTGCTCTGCCCGACGCGGGAACTCGCCGCGCAGGTGGCCGAGAATTTCGATATCTACGCCAAACATACGCGGCTGACCAAGGCGCTGCTGATCGGCGGCGTCTCCTTCGGCGAGCAGGACAAGCTGATCGACCGCGGCGTCGATGTACTGATCGCCACGCCCGGCCGCCTGCTGGACCATTTCGAGCGCGGCAAGCTGCTGTTGACCGGCGTGCAGATCATGGTCGTGGACGAGGCCGACCGGATGCTCGACATGGGTTTCATCCCCGATATCGAGCGGATCTTCCAGCTGACGCCCTTCACCCGCCAGACACTGTTCTTCAGCGCCACGATGGCGCCCGAGATCGAACGGATCACCAACACCTTCCTGCATGCCCCCGAGCGGATCGAGGTCGCACGCCAGGCCACCGCCAGCGAGACCATCACGCAGCGGCTGGTCGAGATCGCTCCCGCCCGCCGGGACCAGGCGGTCAAGCAAAAGCGCGAACTCCTGCGCGCGCTGATCGATGCCGAAGGCGAAGCGCTGACCAATGCGATCATTTTCTGCAACCGCAAGACGGATGTGGATATCGTCGCAAAATCGCTGAAGAAATACGGCTATGATGCCGCGCCGATCCATGGCGACCTGGATCAGAGCCACCGGACCCGGACGCTGGATGGTTTCCGGGACGGCAGCCTGAAACTGCTGGTCGCCTCGGATGTCGCCGCGCGGGGGCTCGATATCCCCGCTGTCAGCCATGTCATCAATTTCGATCTGCCCAGCCATGCCGAGGATTACATCCACCGTATCGGCCGCACCGGCCGGGCGGGCCGCAAGGGCACCGCGATCAGCATCGGCACCTCGGCGGATGACAAATATCTGTCGGCCATCGAAACGCTGGTCAAGCAAAGTCTGCCGCGTGTATCGCTCCCGGAAGGTTTCTCCCCTTCCGAAGAGTCGCGTTCCGCACCCCGCGAAGACCGCAAGGACAGCCGCGGCAGCACGCGCCGTCGTGGTAGCCGCCGTGACGATGAACGCTCGCAAGATAGGGACCGCCCGCAGGACCGGGACCGCCAGCAGGACAAGCCGGACACCCGCTCGTCAGGCGACCGCCGCACTCCCGCCGAAGCCGAGGCGCCGAAACCCGAGCGCGGCAACCAACGGCGCGACGACCGCCGCCGTGGACGCGGCGAGGATCGTGGTCCGGCAGTGGTCGGCATGGGCAACCATGTCCCCGAATTCATGCTGGTCAGCCTGCGCTCGGCCACCGACAGCGCAGCGGTAGACCGTGACGACGCGCCCGAAGCGGCGGATCAGCAAGTAGCGGAAAAACCGGCGGAGGCGCCCGCGAAGCCAAAGCGCACACGTCGCAAATCCTCGAAATCGACCGATCAGGCGAAGACGGAGCAGAAAGCCGAGGACGCGCCGGTGCCTCAGGAAACGGCAACCGGGGAAACGGCTTCCAAGGAGGCCACGGTAGAGGATCAGGCGGCACAAGACGCCGTGGAATCCGCCCCCGCGAAACCCAAGCGCACGCGCCGCAAGAAATCCGAGGCGACGGAAACCGCCGACGCGCCCGAAGCTGCCAAGGCCTCCGAAACCGCCCCCGCTGCCGAAGAACCCAAGCCGCGCAAGACCCGCTCGCGCAGCAGCAGCAAGGCCAAGACCGAGGAAAAACCGGCGGAAACCGGCGAAGAGGCGCCGAAACCCAAGCGCAGCACGCGCCGCAAGAAAGCGGACGACGCCCCGGAAGCCGAGGCCGACAGCAAGGCGGAAACCGCCGCGCCCAAGCTCAAGACGACGCGCAGCCGGCGCAAGAAGACCGACGAGCCTGCGACTGACAGCGGCAGCGATCCGCAGCCGGTGCCGTCCGAGACCGCCGACAGTTCCGACTCGTGA
- the lnt gene encoding apolipoprotein N-acyltransferase produces the protein MSAIRRAHRLPQADTHRRRSLIHLLPDLLLGALAALGLAPFGIWGATLVALALLIWRIARAGTAGASFRHALAGGVGWFALALVWIVEPFLVEPEIYGWMAPFALILMALGGALFWALPVWIASRLCPGPHARVAGIVAALILSDWLRGWIFTGLPWALTGHIWIDTPIAQTAAWTGAIGLSALTLTAAALPALLWRASDNRIASALPGVVLSILLVGTGWAAGLSRHAQPLPTDTGLHLRIVQPNAEQRLKWDPEWSGVFFQRLLDLSAEPGSRDLVIWPETAVNFLLNDAGDILPAMSRAADAPLVMGIQRREDSRYYNSLAAIASGGEVNAIYDKFHLVPFGEYVPWGNELARLGIGAFAAQQGNGYSSGPGPELVELPGLPAFQPLICYEAIFPQHLRGLDSRPGWLLQITNDGWFGRFSGPYQHLAQARLRAIETGLPLIRAANTGVSAVIDAHGDIRQSLPLGEAGKIDAELPGALPPTLWLSWGPAPVVLLALVILLAAAMSGRLLPGRIGGTDPK, from the coding sequence ATGTCCGCGATCCGTCGCGCCCATAGGCTTCCACAGGCGGACACGCATCGGCGCCGCTCCCTGATCCATCTTTTGCCCGACCTGCTATTGGGGGCGTTGGCCGCACTCGGCCTCGCCCCTTTCGGCATCTGGGGGGCCACGCTGGTGGCGCTCGCCCTGCTGATCTGGCGTATCGCCCGCGCGGGCACGGCGGGGGCCAGCTTCCGGCACGCGCTTGCGGGCGGGGTCGGCTGGTTCGCCCTCGCCCTTGTCTGGATCGTCGAGCCATTCCTGGTCGAGCCCGAGATCTATGGCTGGATGGCGCCATTCGCGCTGATCCTGATGGCCTTGGGCGGCGCGCTGTTCTGGGCGCTGCCGGTCTGGATCGCATCGCGGCTCTGTCCCGGCCCACATGCGCGGGTGGCGGGGATCGTTGCGGCGCTGATCCTGTCAGATTGGCTTCGCGGCTGGATCTTTACCGGCCTGCCATGGGCGCTGACCGGTCATATCTGGATCGACACGCCGATCGCCCAGACTGCCGCCTGGACCGGCGCCATCGGGCTCAGCGCCCTGACCCTGACTGCCGCCGCCCTGCCTGCCCTGCTCTGGCGCGCGTCTGACAACCGGATCGCCAGTGCCTTGCCGGGGGTGGTGCTTTCAATCCTGCTAGTCGGAACGGGCTGGGCCGCGGGCCTTTCGCGCCATGCCCAGCCCCTGCCCACTGACACCGGGCTGCACCTGCGCATCGTCCAGCCCAATGCCGAGCAGCGCCTGAAATGGGACCCGGAATGGTCGGGCGTGTTCTTCCAGCGCCTTCTCGACCTGTCCGCCGAACCCGGCTCCCGCGACCTGGTCATCTGGCCGGAAACGGCGGTGAATTTCCTTCTGAACGACGCGGGCGATATCCTGCCCGCCATGTCGCGGGCCGCCGATGCGCCCTTGGTCATGGGCATCCAACGGCGCGAGGACAGCCGCTATTACAACAGCCTCGCCGCCATCGCCTCCGGCGGAGAGGTGAACGCAATCTACGACAAGTTCCACCTCGTCCCCTTTGGCGAATATGTCCCCTGGGGAAACGAGCTGGCCCGCCTTGGCATCGGCGCCTTCGCGGCCCAACAAGGCAACGGCTATTCCTCCGGTCCCGGCCCGGAACTCGTGGAGCTGCCCGGCCTGCCCGCCTTCCAACCGCTGATCTGCTATGAAGCGATCTTCCCGCAGCATCTGCGCGGCCTCGACAGCCGCCCCGGATGGCTGTTGCAGATCACCAATGATGGCTGGTTCGGCAGGTTCTCCGGCCCATACCAGCACCTCGCGCAAGCCCGCCTGCGCGCCATCGAGACCGGCCTGCCGCTGATCCGCGCCGCCAATACCGGCGTCAGCGCAGTGATCGACGCGCATGGCGATATCCGCCAGAGTCTGCCCCTGGGTGAAGCGGGCAAGATCGACGCGGAACTTCCCGGCGCTCTGCCTCCGACACTGTGGCTGAGCTGGGGCCCGGCGCCGGTCGTGTTGCTGGCACTGGTCATCCTGCTTGCCGCCGCCATGTCGGGGCGGCTGTTGCCCGGCAGGATTGGCGGCACAGACCCGAAGTGA
- a CDS encoding glutathione S-transferase family protein, with the protein MSEIILTTFDWVPEMPRGYVRDLRVRWALEEAALPYRVETTPFRDRSAAHFAKQPFGQAPWITDDGITIFESGAILLHLGAKSDALMPSDPSARSKATEWLFAALNSVEMASLPWALFKFTGDTSQTPGRELLENFLQSRLQHMDRILAECEWLAGPFSVADILMADVLRLVDRFDGLAEYPACRDYVTRATMRPGFAKAHADQMAHFAAADRKEGDG; encoded by the coding sequence ATGTCCGAAATCATCCTGACGACTTTCGATTGGGTTCCCGAGATGCCGCGCGGATATGTTCGCGACCTGCGCGTGCGTTGGGCGCTGGAAGAAGCCGCCTTGCCCTACCGGGTGGAAACCACGCCCTTTCGCGACAGAAGCGCCGCGCATTTCGCGAAGCAGCCCTTCGGACAAGCCCCGTGGATAACCGATGACGGGATCACGATATTCGAAAGCGGGGCGATCCTGTTGCATCTCGGCGCGAAAAGCGACGCTTTGATGCCGAGTGACCCAAGTGCCCGCAGCAAGGCCACCGAATGGCTGTTCGCCGCGCTCAACTCGGTCGAGATGGCCAGCCTGCCCTGGGCGCTGTTCAAGTTCACCGGTGACACGAGCCAGACACCGGGGCGAGAGCTTCTGGAGAATTTCCTGCAAAGCCGCCTTCAGCACATGGACAGAATCCTGGCCGAGTGTGAATGGCTGGCGGGACCGTTCTCTGTCGCCGATATCCTGATGGCGGATGTGCTGCGCCTTGTCGACCGGTTCGACGGGTTGGCGGAATACCCGGCCTGCCGCGATTACGTTACGCGGGCGACCATGCGCCCGGGCTTTGCCAAGGCGCATGCGGACCAAATGGCACATTTCGCAGCGGCGGACCGGAAGGAAGGCGACGGGTAA
- a CDS encoding J domain-containing protein has product MSRNDPFGFDISAAKDKKRRAKGRRGMSGAFETSTRICEKQGCNEPGQYRAPKNPRNLDDYFWFCKEHVREYNQNWNYFQGQSEEEFQQFLDNATVWERPTKPFGRAQEQAWARHGVSDPLEILGANGTSPEARQKISRKLPPTERKALEILEAKDSWTKPEIRKQYKSLVKDLHPDMNGGDRSDEDRLAEVVWAWDQVKDSRNFRD; this is encoded by the coding sequence ATGAGCAGAAACGATCCGTTCGGTTTCGACATTTCCGCCGCCAAGGACAAGAAGCGCCGGGCCAAGGGCCGACGTGGCATGTCAGGCGCGTTCGAAACCTCGACCCGCATCTGCGAAAAGCAGGGATGCAACGAGCCGGGACAGTATCGTGCGCCGAAAAACCCAAGGAATCTGGATGATTACTTCTGGTTCTGCAAGGAACATGTGCGCGAGTACAACCAGAACTGGAACTATTTCCAGGGCCAGAGCGAAGAGGAATTCCAGCAATTCCTGGATAATGCGACGGTGTGGGAACGGCCAACCAAGCCCTTCGGGCGCGCGCAGGAACAGGCTTGGGCGCGCCACGGCGTCAGCGATCCGCTCGAGATCCTGGGCGCGAACGGCACCTCGCCCGAGGCGCGGCAGAAGATCAGTCGGAAACTACCACCCACCGAACGCAAGGCACTGGAGATCCTGGAGGCCAAGGATAGCTGGACCAAACCGGAAATCCGTAAGCAATACAAATCCCTGGTGAAAGACTTGCATCCGGATATGAATGGCGGAGACCGCTCGGATGAAGACCGGCTGGCCGAGGTTGTCTGGGCCTGGGATCAGGTCAAGGACAGTCGGAACTTCCGCGACTAG
- a CDS encoding BolA family protein, producing MRMIADEMRERLAVLTPSRLEIIDESEDHRGHAGFREGGQSHFRIRIASPSFSGLSRLQRHRLVHETLGDIVPRIHALALELAES from the coding sequence ATGCGGATGATTGCGGATGAAATGCGCGAGAGGTTGGCGGTACTGACCCCGTCCCGGCTGGAGATAATCGACGAAAGCGAGGACCATCGTGGCCATGCCGGGTTTCGCGAGGGCGGACAGAGCCATTTTCGCATCCGCATCGCCAGCCCTTCTTTCAGCGGGTTGAGCAGGCTTCAGCGGCATCGCCTGGTCCACGAAACCCTGGGCGATATCGTGCCGCGAATCCACGCCCTTGCGCTGGAACTCGCGGAAAGCTGA
- the glpX gene encoding class II fructose-bisphosphatase: MSMRKDFNDRLLSLGLARVSEAAAHASARLIGRGDEKAADQAAVNAMRDQLNMLDIKGVVVIGEGERDEAPMLFIGEEVGTGNGPDVDIALDPLEGTTLTAKDMPNALTVIAMAPRGTLLHAPDVYMDKLAIGPGYPTDVVSLDMNPAERVRALAKARGCQDSDITVCILERPRHEEMIAAVRETGAAIRLITDGDVAGVIHTAEAEMTGIDMYMGSGGAPEGVLAASALKCMGGQMWGRLMFRNDDEKGRAAKAGITDLDRIYARDELVTDDVIFAATGVTNGSIVAGVKREPHYLQTETILMRSKTGSVRRMIYRNPIR, translated from the coding sequence ATGAGCATGCGCAAGGATTTCAATGACAGGCTGTTATCACTGGGGCTGGCGCGCGTCAGCGAAGCAGCGGCGCATGCCTCGGCCCGGCTGATCGGCCGTGGGGACGAGAAGGCCGCCGACCAGGCCGCCGTGAACGCCATGCGCGACCAGCTGAACATGCTGGATATCAAGGGCGTTGTCGTCATCGGTGAAGGCGAGCGCGACGAGGCGCCGATGCTGTTCATCGGTGAGGAAGTCGGCACCGGAAACGGTCCCGATGTGGATATCGCGCTTGACCCGCTGGAAGGCACAACGCTGACCGCGAAAGACATGCCGAACGCCTTGACGGTGATTGCCATGGCGCCGCGCGGCACCCTGCTGCATGCGCCGGATGTCTATATGGACAAGCTGGCCATCGGGCCGGGTTATCCGACGGATGTCGTAAGCCTCGACATGAATCCGGCAGAGCGGGTGCGCGCCCTGGCAAAGGCACGCGGCTGCCAGGACAGCGACATCACCGTCTGCATCCTGGAACGTCCCCGGCATGAAGAGATGATCGCCGCGGTCCGCGAAACCGGCGCCGCGATCCGACTGATCACCGATGGCGACGTGGCCGGTGTGATCCATACCGCAGAGGCCGAGATGACCGGGATCGACATGTATATGGGCAGCGGCGGCGCGCCCGAGGGCGTGCTGGCGGCATCGGCATTGAAATGCATGGGCGGCCAGATGTGGGGCCGGCTGATGTTCCGCAATGATGACGAGAAGGGCCGCGCCGCCAAGGCCGGGATCACCGATCTGGACCGGATCTATGCGCGCGACGAGCTGGTGACCGATGACGTCATCTTCGCCGCGACCGGCGTGACCAACGGCTCGATCGTGGCGGGGGTCAAGCGCGAACCGCATTACCTGCAGACCGAAACCATCCTGATGCGGTCCAAGACCGGCTCGGTCCGGCGTATGATCTATCGCAACCCGATCCGGTGA
- the recJ gene encoding single-stranded-DNA-specific exonuclease RecJ, producing MAFLGIEQSLAGRRWIGPEAALERLAEGLAQQCSLPLPVARVLAERGVEAGEAEAFLTPRLRDLLPDPLVLRDMETAAERLVAATLVGERIAIFADYDVDGGSSAALLLDWLRQQGRDATLYIPDRIDEGYGPNAPAMAELAAGHDLIICVDCGTLSHDALAAADGTDIIVLDHHLGGETLPPALAVVNPNRADEDGALGHLCAAGVVFLALVQAGRVLRAQGQPEPDLMAMLDLVGLATVADVAPLVGVNRAFVRQGLAVMARRQRPGLVALSDMARLDGPPNAFHLGFLLGPRINAGGRVGRADLGACCLSSRDPVEAARLAEELDGLNRDRRAIEAAVRDEALAQVEARGETALSWAAGEGWHPGVVGIVAARIKEATDLPSVVIGVERGVGKGSARSVPGVDLGRAVQRLAQEGLLIKGGGHEMAAGLTVAEDSIAPAMARLAELIARDLAARSNTSDLRISGLLEPAGATPQLFRQLEDAGPFGQASSAPRFAFADQLIDSASTMGDNHLRLRFRSPGGPALEAVAWGAMNGPLGPALIGAKGRRFHLTGKLDLSTWGGRERVRLRLDDAAPA from the coding sequence GTGGCGTTTCTGGGGATAGAGCAGTCGCTGGCCGGGCGGCGTTGGATCGGCCCCGAAGCCGCATTGGAGCGGCTTGCCGAGGGCTTGGCGCAACAATGCTCCCTGCCCTTACCGGTCGCGCGCGTGCTGGCCGAGCGGGGTGTTGAGGCCGGTGAGGCGGAGGCCTTTCTGACACCTCGCCTGCGCGATCTGTTGCCCGATCCGCTGGTGCTGCGAGACATGGAAACGGCCGCCGAAAGACTGGTTGCCGCCACACTGGTGGGTGAACGCATCGCCATCTTTGCCGATTACGACGTCGATGGCGGAAGCTCGGCAGCGCTGCTTCTGGACTGGCTGCGCCAGCAGGGGCGCGACGCGACGCTGTATATCCCCGACCGGATCGACGAAGGCTATGGGCCAAATGCCCCCGCGATGGCCGAACTGGCCGCCGGGCATGACCTGATCATCTGCGTCGATTGCGGCACCCTAAGCCATGACGCGCTGGCAGCGGCGGATGGCACCGATATCATCGTCCTGGATCACCACCTGGGCGGCGAAACGCTTCCCCCCGCCTTGGCCGTGGTCAATCCCAATCGCGCCGATGAGGATGGCGCCCTGGGACATCTTTGTGCCGCGGGGGTGGTGTTCCTGGCGTTGGTGCAGGCCGGACGCGTGCTGCGCGCTCAGGGGCAGCCCGAGCCGGACCTGATGGCGATGCTGGATCTGGTCGGGCTGGCCACGGTTGCGGATGTCGCGCCGCTTGTCGGGGTGAACCGCGCCTTCGTGCGGCAAGGGCTGGCCGTCATGGCGCGCAGGCAGCGGCCGGGGCTGGTCGCGCTGTCGGATATGGCGCGGCTGGACGGGCCGCCCAACGCCTTTCACCTGGGCTTTCTGCTGGGGCCTCGCATCAATGCCGGAGGCCGCGTCGGGCGCGCCGATCTGGGGGCCTGCTGTCTGTCCTCGCGCGATCCGGTGGAGGCAGCGCGTCTCGCCGAGGAACTGGACGGACTGAACCGCGATCGCCGCGCCATCGAGGCCGCTGTTCGTGACGAGGCGCTGGCACAGGTCGAGGCGCGCGGCGAGACCGCCCTGTCATGGGCGGCGGGAGAAGGCTGGCATCCCGGCGTTGTAGGCATCGTCGCCGCACGGATCAAGGAGGCCACCGACCTGCCATCCGTGGTGATCGGTGTCGAAAGGGGCGTCGGCAAGGGCTCGGCCCGGTCCGTTCCCGGCGTCGATTTGGGCCGGGCGGTCCAGCGGCTTGCGCAAGAGGGGCTGCTGATCAAGGGCGGCGGACACGAGATGGCGGCGGGCCTGACCGTGGCCGAGGACAGTATCGCTCCGGCCATGGCGCGTTTGGCCGAACTGATCGCCCGCGACCTGGCAGCGCGCAGCAATACAAGCGATCTGCGCATCTCGGGACTGCTGGAACCCGCGGGGGCCACGCCGCAACTGTTTCGTCAGCTTGAGGATGCGGGGCCGTTCGGGCAGGCCTCTTCCGCCCCGCGTTTCGCTTTCGCCGATCAGTTGATCGACAGCGCTTCGACCATGGGTGACAATCATCTGCGCCTCCGCTTTCGCAGTCCCGGAGGCCCGGCGCTGGAGGCCGTGGCGTGGGGCGCGATGAATGGCCCGCTCGGCCCGGCGCTGATCGGGGCCAAGGGGCGCCGCTTTCACCTGACTGGCAAGCTGGACCTGTCCACCTGGGGCGGTCGTGAACGCGTGCGCCTGCGTCTCGACGATGCGGCTCCGGCGTGA
- a CDS encoding metal-dependent hydrolase, producing the protein MKLTWLGHSGFRLEIENAVILIDPWLTGNPLFPEDKRQEAITGATHILLTHGHGDHTGDALSIAKEHDIPIAGIYDLITHWGNHQGIDGIGFNKGGTIDLGGAKITMVNASHSSSLDGADGPIYAGHESGFMIAGEGHVIYVSGDTDIMADMEWMGELHQPDIGILCAGGHFTMDMKRAAFAAKKYFDFKTVIPCHYKTFPLLEQSAEALKTGLPGVEVIEPEILKAIEL; encoded by the coding sequence ATGAAACTGACCTGGCTTGGGCATTCCGGCTTTCGTCTTGAAATCGAGAACGCGGTCATCCTGATCGACCCTTGGCTGACCGGCAACCCGCTCTTCCCCGAGGACAAGCGGCAAGAGGCGATCACGGGCGCGACCCATATCCTGCTGACCCATGGTCATGGCGATCATACCGGCGACGCGCTTTCGATTGCCAAGGAACACGACATCCCCATCGCGGGCATCTACGACCTGATCACGCATTGGGGCAATCACCAGGGAATCGACGGGATCGGCTTCAACAAGGGTGGCACGATCGATCTGGGCGGCGCCAAGATAACAATGGTCAATGCCAGCCATTCCAGCTCGCTGGACGGCGCGGACGGGCCGATCTATGCGGGGCACGAGTCGGGTTTCATGATCGCGGGCGAAGGTCACGTCATCTATGTCAGCGGCGACACCGATATCATGGCCGACATGGAGTGGATGGGCGAATTGCACCAGCCCGATATCGGCATCCTCTGCGCGGGCGGGCATTTCACCATGGACATGAAACGCGCCGCTTTCGCCGCGAAAAAATATTTCGATTTCAAGACCGTCATTCCCTGCCATTACAAGACCTTCCCCTTGCTCGAGCAATCCGCCGAAGCATTGAAGACCGGCCTTCCCGGTGTCGAGGTGATCGAGCCCGAGATCCTGAAGGCGATTGAATTGTGA
- a CDS encoding aminopeptidase P family protein, protein MSGFQSFDDPAGDDDHPARLSALRARMAAEGLDAFIVPRADAHQGEYVADADARLAWLTGFTGSAGFAIVTADQAGVFIDGRYRVQVKSQIDLAHFTPVPWPETKPSNWLRDALPSGGKAGFDPWLHTRKEIEAMAKGLAETGIELTALDENPVDAIWSDRPAPPVGAARAHDEALAGESAALKRKRLAETLREEGQRAAFLSLPDSISWLLNIRGTDVPKNPVVQSFAILSDTGHVTLFADPEKFDNKLRAQLGNEVTILPPQDLAAALRDLDGPVRIDPATAPEAGFRLLEQAGTRISPAPDPAILPKARKNPAELQGMRAAHLRDGVAMTRLLAWLHAQDPASLTEIDVVRKLEALRRDEGIIDISFDTISGAGPNGAIVHYRVTESSNRRLAAGEMLLIDSGGQYVDGTTDITRTIPLGQPPEEAIAPYTAVLRGMIAISQARFPKGVAGAHIDSLARQFLWAKGLDYDHGTGHGVGAALCVHEGPARISRVSDLPLESGMILSNEPGYYREDAFGIRIENLIAVTKAESEPNRDMLGFETLTLCPIDTRPIDLSALSRDEAEWLDAYHARVRRELSPLLDNEARDWLHRATTPVS, encoded by the coding sequence GTGAGCGGCTTCCAGAGTTTCGACGATCCTGCAGGCGATGACGATCACCCCGCGCGCCTGTCCGCTTTGCGCGCTCGGATGGCGGCGGAGGGGCTCGACGCCTTCATCGTGCCCCGCGCCGATGCTCATCAGGGCGAATATGTCGCCGATGCGGATGCAAGGCTGGCATGGCTGACCGGGTTCACCGGCAGCGCGGGATTCGCCATCGTTACCGCCGACCAGGCAGGGGTCTTCATCGACGGGCGCTATCGCGTGCAGGTGAAATCGCAGATCGATCTTGCGCATTTTACCCCGGTGCCCTGGCCCGAGACGAAACCCTCGAACTGGTTGCGCGACGCACTGCCCTCTGGCGGCAAGGCGGGTTTCGATCCCTGGTTGCATACCCGCAAGGAAATCGAGGCAATGGCGAAGGGTCTTGCCGAAACCGGGATCGAACTGACAGCCCTCGACGAGAACCCGGTCGATGCCATCTGGTCCGACCGCCCCGCCCCGCCTGTTGGTGCTGCGCGCGCCCATGATGAGGCATTGGCAGGGGAAAGCGCGGCCCTCAAGCGCAAGCGGCTGGCCGAGACGTTGCGCGAAGAAGGCCAGCGCGCAGCCTTCCTGTCTCTGCCCGATTCCATTTCATGGCTTCTGAATATTCGTGGCACGGATGTGCCCAAGAATCCGGTTGTCCAGAGTTTCGCCATCCTGTCCGATACGGGGCATGTTACGCTCTTCGCAGACCCGGAAAAATTCGACAATAAGTTGCGCGCGCAGCTTGGTAACGAGGTCACGATCCTTCCGCCGCAAGATCTCGCGGCCGCGCTGCGGGATCTGGACGGCCCGGTGCGCATCGATCCGGCCACGGCCCCCGAGGCGGGTTTTCGGCTGCTGGAACAGGCAGGCACCCGGATCAGCCCTGCCCCGGATCCGGCGATCCTGCCCAAGGCCCGCAAGAATCCGGCAGAGCTGCAGGGCATGCGCGCCGCCCATCTGCGCGACGGGGTTGCGATGACCCGGCTGCTGGCATGGCTGCACGCGCAGGATCCGGCCAGCCTGACCGAGATCGACGTGGTCAGGAAGCTCGAGGCGCTGCGGCGTGACGAAGGCATCATCGATATCAGCTTCGACACCATCTCGGGCGCGGGTCCGAACGGTGCCATCGTGCATTACCGCGTGACGGAATCGAGCAACCGCCGCCTCGCCGCCGGAGAGATGCTGCTGATCGACTCGGGTGGGCAATATGTGGATGGCACCACCGACATCACCCGAACCATACCGCTCGGACAGCCCCCGGAAGAGGCAATCGCGCCCTATACGGCAGTCTTGCGCGGCATGATCGCCATCAGTCAGGCGCGTTTCCCCAAAGGCGTGGCAGGCGCGCATATCGATTCATTGGCGCGGCAATTCCTCTGGGCCAAAGGGCTCGATTACGACCATGGCACGGGCCATGGCGTGGGCGCAGCGCTTTGCGTGCATGAAGGGCCCGCCCGGATCAGCCGCGTCAGCGACCTGCCACTGGAATCCGGCATGATCCTGTCCAACGAGCCCGGCTATTACCGTGAAGACGCTTTCGGCATACGTATCGAGAACCTGATCGCGGTGACCAAAGCCGAGTCCGAACCGAACCGCGACATGCTGGGCTTCGAGACGCTGACATTGTGCCCGATCGATACAAGGCCCATCGACCTGAGCGCTTTGTCTCGCGACGAGGCGGAATGGCTCGATGCTTATCACGCGCGCGTCCGTCGCGAGCTTTCACCGCTGCTGGACAATGAAGCCCGAGACTGGCTACATCGCGCCACTACCCCGGTTTCGTGA